The nucleotide window CTACTCACAATACGACTAAGTGTATTAAATAAAGTAAAAGTAAAATTAATTTCTGCATTGTATATAAATAGCCGAATATCTATATTTGTATTTCTTGGCTAAGAAATTTATCAATTTTAAACAAATTTTAAAATCCCTAAACAATTGACTTTAGTAGAACTATATTAATTTTAACTTAAATTAAAAATTTATTTTTATATATAAAGAATTTTTATTAAAGATTAAGAATTTGGCTAGTAATATTACTCATATAGAAATATGCAAATATTGCATAGCAAAGGAGAAAATGATGAAAGAAGGCAAAGTCATCTGTCCTTATTGCGGGACAGGCTGTCAAGTAACCTTGCATGTGGAAAACAATGTCGTTCGTGCCGCCACTGGTGTTGAAGACAATCCAGTCAATCAAGGAAATTTATGTTTAAAAGGCTTTTATGGCTGGGATTACGTTGCAAGTCCAGATAGACTCACAAAACCACTAATTAGAAAGAAAAATGGCGTATTTTCAAAGGATGGTGATTTTGAGGAAGCCAGCTGGGACGAGGCGCTTGATCTTGTCGTAGAAAAGATGAAAGAAACCAAGGCAAAATATGGTCCAGACGCATTAGCTGGAAATTTCTCGGCACGCTGTACGCTTGAGGACAACTACGTTGCTCAAAAACTAATGCGCGCAGTAATTGGCACAAACAACGTCGATCACTGTGCTAGAATTTGACACGCTCCGACAGTAGCAGGACTTGCTAAAACAATCGGAAACGGAGCTGCCACAAATAGCTTTACAGAGATTGGCACTTATAGTAACTGTATATTAATGATAGGCTCAAATCCAGAAAATGGTCACCCAATCGCAGCTATGCACATCCAAAGAGCGCTAAACCGTGGTGCGAAACTGATCGTCATCGACCCTATTAAGACTGAGTTTGCAAGCAGAGCTGACATTCACTTACAACTAGAGCCAGAACACAATATCCCAGTTATCAACGCACTTCTTTACACCATCATCGAAGAAGGCCTTGTAAATGAAGAATTTGTAAGAGATCACACAATAGGCATTGAGTATGTCAAAGAAGCTGTAAAAGACTATGCTCCAGAGGTCGTGGCTAAATACACAAGGCTAAATCCAGAGGATATCAGGGCAGCTGCTAGAATGTACGCTACCACAAAGCCAGCTGTCATCACTCACGGCATGGGCGTAACTCACTTTAACCACGGCGTTGGCGGAGTTTGCGATGTGTCAAATTTATTCTTGATCACCGGCAACATCTGCGAGCTTGGCACAGGCGACTTACCACTAAGAGGCCAAGAGAATGTTCAAGGCTGCTGCGATATGGGCGTTTTGCCAAATATCTTCCCAAATCTTGGCTCAGTCACTGATCCAGAGCAAAGAGCTTGGTTTGAAAAAATGTGGCACCTAGAACCTGGATTTTTGAGCTCAAAAATAGGCGTTCACAAAACCGAAGTACCTGATGCGATCCTTGATGGCAAAGTTCATTTCTTTTGGACTATCGGCGAAAATCCGGTCATCTCTGAGCCAAATACAAACCACTTCTTAAAAGGTATCGCTCATGTTGATTTCTACGTCGTACAAGATCTATTTTTAACCGAAACCTCACTAAAAGCTGACGTCATACTTCCTGGCGTTGCAAGTAGCGAGAAAGAAGGACTTTATACAAACGCAGAACGCCGCGTACAGCACAATGAAGCAGTCATCACACCTCCAGGCGATGCTAGACAAGACTGGTGGATCGTTTGTGAGATCGCACGTCGTTTAGGTGCAACAGAGGGCTTTAACTTCAACTCACCTGAAGAAATTTGGGAAGAAGTTAGAAAATGCGACCCAAGACGATATGGTGGCATGAGTTATTACCGTATCAAAAAATATCACGGACTTCACTGGCCATGTCCAAATGAAGATGATATGGGCGGCCAGAGCCTCTATCTTGATAAGAAATTTTTCACACCTGATGGCAAAGGTCGTTTTGTACCATGCCTCTTTGTGGATAAGGCCGATAAGATCGAGAGTGCAAAACTTGAGTTTGCTAAGAAGATGAATATGTCACCTGAGTATCCTATCATGGCTGGCTCAGTCGATGAAAAGACTGACAATGAGTATCCGATACAGCTTTTAACTACAAGAAAGGTCTATCAATACACCGTTGGCACTATGACAAGACGCTCACGAGCGATCGAAGAGGGTGGAGATAGTATCGGACCTATCGCCGAGATGAATCCAGCACTTGCAGCAAGATATGGTTTAAAACAAGGCGACTTCATCAAAGCATGGAGTAGATACGGCTACATCGTCGTAAAAGCTGAAGTAACAGACATCGTGCCTGATGGCATCATCCAGATGACTTTCCACTACTGGGAGAGCTCTTGCAACGAGCTAACAAGCAGCGGTTGGGACTACATCAGCAAGACTCCGACATTTAAAGCAGCTATTCAGATCAAAAAGATCGATGAAGAAGAATTTTTACGAGTTCGCGAACTAAAACGCATAAAATTTCAAACTTCAAAGATCATCTACGATGACTTCCACCACCACGGAAATGCAGCGATAAATGAGTAAATTTAGCGGGTAACTCCCGCTAAATTTCTTTACTACCAAATTTCATAATCCAAAAATTTTGACATTGCGAAGCCAAAAAATCTAAATTTTAACTTCACTGTTTATAGTTAAATTTTATATTAAACACAAAAGCAGATATTTTTAAATTTATTTAAATGCCAAAAAGCTCATAAAATTTCCCCATTTAAATGTGCTCTCGACTCGCTTAAAGCCAGCATTTAGGACTAAATTACTATTTTCTTCTTCGGTATATGGCACCAGCACATTTTCAAGCGCCTCTCTTTTTTGAGCGATCTCATAGCGTGAGTAGCCTTGTGCCTGCTTGTAGTCCTCGTAAATTTCTATGACGCTTTTAGTAAGCTTTTTATCTTCAAAGATAATCTTTTCACTAAACAAAAAAACTCCATTTTCATTTAGTCCGTTATAAATTTTTTGCACTAGATCAGCCCTTTTTGGCGGTCTTATAAACTGCAAAGTATAGTTTGCCAAA belongs to Campylobacter concisus and includes:
- a CDS encoding molybdopterin oxidoreductase family protein — encoded protein: MMKEGKVICPYCGTGCQVTLHVENNVVRAATGVEDNPVNQGNLCLKGFYGWDYVASPDRLTKPLIRKKNGVFSKDGDFEEASWDEALDLVVEKMKETKAKYGPDALAGNFSARCTLEDNYVAQKLMRAVIGTNNVDHCARIUHAPTVAGLAKTIGNGAATNSFTEIGTYSNCILMIGSNPENGHPIAAMHIQRALNRGAKLIVIDPIKTEFASRADIHLQLEPEHNIPVINALLYTIIEEGLVNEEFVRDHTIGIEYVKEAVKDYAPEVVAKYTRLNPEDIRAAARMYATTKPAVITHGMGVTHFNHGVGGVCDVSNLFLITGNICELGTGDLPLRGQENVQGCCDMGVLPNIFPNLGSVTDPEQRAWFEKMWHLEPGFLSSKIGVHKTEVPDAILDGKVHFFWTIGENPVISEPNTNHFLKGIAHVDFYVVQDLFLTETSLKADVILPGVASSEKEGLYTNAERRVQHNEAVITPPGDARQDWWIVCEIARRLGATEGFNFNSPEEIWEEVRKCDPRRYGGMSYYRIKKYHGLHWPCPNEDDMGGQSLYLDKKFFTPDGKGRFVPCLFVDKADKIESAKLEFAKKMNMSPEYPIMAGSVDEKTDNEYPIQLLTTRKVYQYTVGTMTRRSRAIEEGGDSIGPIAEMNPALAARYGLKQGDFIKAWSRYGYIVVKAEVTDIVPDGIIQMTFHYWESSCNELTSSGWDYISKTPTFKAAIQIKKIDEEEFLRVRELKRIKFQTSKIIYDDFHHHGNAAINE